CAGATATCATGATAAGTGATTTCAGTTCCGTTATTTATGACTATACATTCCTGTGTGATAAACCTGTAATGTATGTAAATGCAGATCTTGATCTTAGGATTTATGATGCAAGTGAAGTATATAATGAAGATGGTAGTGAAAAAAGAATATGGCAGTTCACTACCCTTGAAAAAATCGGAATTGAATTAAAGGAAGAACAGTTTTCAAATATAAAAGATGTAATTCAAAATGCTTCAGATTCACCAGAACTTGCAAAAGCCAGGGCAGAAGCAAAAGCTCAGGCATGGATGCATATAGGAGAAGCTGGTGAACGTACAGCACAATTCATGATAGATAAATCTAAAGAATTTGATTCTAATTCCACGGAGGCAAAATAATGCAGGCAATGATTTTAGCAGCAGGAACAGGAAGCCGTCTCAGACCGCTTACAAACGAAGTACCAAAGTGCATGGTTAAAGTCAACGGAGTTCCAATGATTGAACGAGCAATTGATGCCCTTGTTGCAGCCGGCATTAAAAAGCTTATCATCGGGCTTGGTTACAAAAGCGAAGTCCTCAAGGATTTTATCCGTAACACTTTTGACGAAAAACGCCTTAACGGAATGCAGATCGAATTTGGCGAAAACCCAGACTATGAAAAGACAAACAATATTTATTCGCTTTATCTGCTGAAAGATTTCTTTAAGGCTGATGACACACTTCTCCTTGAAAGTGACCTTGTATATAAACCGGAAATCATCAAATCTCTTGTTGAAAACAAAG
Above is a window of Treponema rectale DNA encoding:
- a CDS encoding phosphocholine cytidylyltransferase family protein; amino-acid sequence: MQAMILAAGTGSRLRPLTNEVPKCMVKVNGVPMIERAIDALVAAGIKKLIIGLGYKSEVLKDFIRNTFDEKRLNGMQIEFGENPDYEKTNNIYSLYLLKDFFKADDTLLLESDLVYKPEIIKSLVENKEKNLAVVSHWEDWMDGTVTLLNDSDEITNFIVKKNQKQEDKNSYYKTVNIYKFSKEFTNTYYLPFLETFMNVFGKNSYYETCLKFIAETDPSLLKGFKIDQSVWYEVDNADDLKVAESRF